The genomic DNA TCATCCCTTACATGAAACAGACAAGAATATTGTAGATTCTCTTATCAGTAAAGAAATACCAGAAGATCTTGACTTTATTAATTTAGCTAGATTGATAAATCGTTATAACGGTTTCCCTGGTGAAATTGAAATAAAAAACGATATTGAAAAAATTTTAAAATTTTGGAAAATTACTAAAAATGAACTTTTTTCAAATACAAAGAAAATTTGGTCAAAAAGCTTTAGGCCTTCTAATACAAATAAAGA from Prochlorococcus marinus XMU1402 includes the following:
- a CDS encoding DUF3288 family protein, which translates into the protein MSNEQTHPLHETDKNIVDSLISKEIPEDLDFINLARLINRYNGFPGEIEIKNDIEKILKFWKITKNELFSNTKKIWSKSFRPSNTNKDLVGSGFDTSN